From Helicobacter anatolicus, the proteins below share one genomic window:
- the fliG gene encoding flagellar motor switch protein FliG: MSNLNSKQKAQYDEFSMAEKIAILLIQIGEDLTTEIFRHLDIESISEISKHIIQLSGTDKSIGAAVLEEFHTILQSNQYINNGGLDYARELLSRTLGPDGAKKVLDKLSKTMQSAKNFSYLSKVRPQQLADFIVNEHPQTIALILAHMDPLSAAETLGYFQDDVKAKISVRMANLGDIPPSVIKRVSTVLESKLETLTSYKVEVGGPRAVAEMFNRLGQKAAKTTISYIEQIDGQLASEIKEMMFTFEDITKLDKNAIREILKVADKRDLILALKTAPDDLKQRFLENMSTRASEQFVEEMQFLGAVKVKDVEAAQRKIVEIVQNLSDQGLIQLGDEDDIIE; the protein is encoded by the coding sequence ATGTCTAATCTAAATTCTAAACAAAAAGCGCAGTATGATGAATTCTCGATGGCAGAAAAGATCGCCATTTTGTTGATACAGATTGGTGAAGATCTTACGACAGAGATTTTTAGACATTTAGATATTGAGAGCATTTCAGAAATTAGTAAGCACATTATCCAATTAAGTGGGACAGATAAATCAATTGGCGCAGCAGTTTTAGAAGAGTTCCATACGATTTTACAAAGTAATCAATATATTAATAATGGTGGTTTGGATTATGCCAGAGAGCTTTTAAGTAGGACGCTAGGGCCAGATGGTGCAAAAAAAGTTTTAGATAAGCTTTCTAAAACCATGCAATCTGCAAAAAATTTTTCTTATCTTTCTAAGGTGCGCCCACAACAATTGGCTGATTTTATTGTCAATGAGCATCCTCAAACTATTGCATTGATTCTAGCACACATGGACCCCTTGTCTGCTGCTGAAACATTAGGGTATTTTCAAGATGATGTAAAGGCAAAGATTTCTGTAAGAATGGCAAATCTAGGAGATATTCCACCAAGTGTAATTAAAAGAGTTTCTACGGTTTTAGAAAGTAAGCTTGAAACACTTACTAGCTATAAAGTGGAAGTTGGTGGACCTAGAGCAGTGGCAGAAATGTTTAATCGGTTGGGACAAAAGGCTGCAAAAACTACAATTTCTTATATTGAACAAATTGATGGGCAATTAGCAAGCGAAATCAAAGAAATGATGTTTACATTTGAAGATATTACTAAACTTGATAAGAATGCTATTAGAGAGATTTTGAAAGTGGCAGATAAGCGGGATTTAATCCTAGCATTGAAAACTGCGCCTGATGATTTGAAACAAAGATTTTTAGAGAATATGAGTACAAGAGCTAGTGAGCAATTTGTTGAAGAAATGCAATTTTTAGGTGCTGTTAAAGTAAAAGATGTAGAAGCAGCACAAAGAAAGATTGTCGAGATTGTACAAAATCTTTCTGATCAAGGATTAATCCAATTAGGAGATGAAGATGATATTATCGAGTGA
- the fliF gene encoding flagellar basal-body MS-ring/collar protein FliF has protein sequence MDLRAVFSQTLKFFNNFSKKQRIIIIGGAIAVIAFFVFLVIFSTNGKERNDGYAVLFEGMNASDSALILQHLQQNQIPYKVSNEETILIPKDKVYEQRIALASQGIPKTSKVGFEIFDTKDFGTTDEEHKIKFLRAIEGELSRTIESLSPIQKANVLIAIPKSSVFVSQQTPPTASVMLGIKAGANLTSAQIFGIKNLVAAAIPNLSIENVKLVSQSGEPLGEDDELSASKEAAATQLKYKQNIEKVLEAKIINILSPVVGGEDKVVAKVNADFDFSQRKSLQEVYDPNNVVRSEQSLEEKREGGQEKQVGGVPGAVSNIGPVQGLDDTGKEKYEKTQNTTNYEVGKTINEIKGEFGVLVRLSAAVVVDGRYKKVLDEGVEKIEFVPMSEAEMEKISLLVKQAIGYSQKRGDDVTVSNFEFNAKTQNYVPVTKFDRFANKIEAYMLPFMPLLKYLIVALIIFIFYKKIVVPFTERMLETQNNDEEKIESLFETTDEEDEDFNKFSEMRKRVEEQLGIGKTFNEDEVKYDVLLEKTKNIIEEKPEEIAMLFKMLIKDEINPDMKS, from the coding sequence TTGGATTTAAGGGCAGTTTTTTCTCAAACACTGAAATTTTTTAATAATTTTAGCAAAAAGCAGCGTATTATTATTATTGGTGGTGCCATTGCAGTAATCGCATTTTTTGTTTTTTTGGTAATTTTTTCTACAAATGGAAAAGAAAGAAATGATGGATATGCAGTATTGTTTGAGGGGATGAATGCTAGTGATAGTGCTTTAATCTTACAACACTTGCAACAAAATCAAATCCCTTATAAAGTCTCTAATGAAGAAACCATTTTAATCCCTAAAGATAAGGTTTATGAACAAAGAATTGCATTAGCATCACAAGGGATTCCAAAAACTAGCAAAGTGGGCTTTGAGATTTTTGACACCAAGGATTTTGGTACAACAGATGAGGAACATAAAATTAAGTTTTTACGCGCGATCGAGGGAGAATTATCAAGAACAATTGAAAGTCTTTCTCCTATTCAAAAAGCCAATGTGTTAATTGCTATTCCAAAAAGTTCGGTTTTTGTCAGTCAGCAAACCCCTCCTACTGCATCTGTAATGCTTGGGATTAAAGCAGGTGCAAATCTCACAAGTGCACAAATTTTTGGAATCAAAAATCTTGTTGCCGCAGCCATTCCTAATTTGAGTATTGAAAATGTTAAGTTGGTAAGTCAAAGTGGAGAACCTTTGGGTGAAGATGATGAACTTAGTGCTTCTAAGGAAGCTGCTGCTACACAGCTAAAATATAAGCAAAATATTGAAAAGGTACTAGAAGCAAAAATTATTAATATTCTCTCTCCTGTTGTTGGGGGTGAGGATAAGGTGGTTGCAAAGGTAAATGCGGATTTTGATTTTTCTCAAAGAAAGAGTTTGCAAGAAGTTTATGATCCTAATAATGTTGTGCGAAGTGAACAGAGCTTGGAGGAAAAGCGAGAAGGAGGACAAGAAAAACAAGTTGGTGGTGTGCCTGGTGCTGTAAGTAATATTGGGCCAGTGCAAGGGCTTGATGATACAGGAAAAGAAAAGTATGAAAAAACACAAAATACTACAAATTATGAAGTCGGCAAGACGATTAATGAGATTAAGGGTGAGTTTGGTGTTTTGGTGCGTTTAAGTGCAGCGGTTGTTGTTGATGGGCGTTATAAAAAGGTTTTAGATGAAGGGGTGGAAAAAATTGAATTTGTTCCGATGAGCGAAGCGGAAATGGAAAAAATCAGTCTTCTTGTAAAACAAGCTATTGGTTATAGCCAAAAAAGAGGCGATGATGTTACAGTGAGTAATTTTGAATTTAATGCAAAGACACAAAATTATGTTCCAGTCACAAAATTTGATCGTTTTGCTAATAAAATTGAGGCTTATATGCTTCCATTTATGCCATTGTTAAAATATCTTATTGTTGCATTGATTATATTTATCTTTTACAAAAAAATTGTTGTACCATTTACAGAGAGAATGCTCGAAACGCAAAATAATGATGAAGAAAAAATTGAATCTTTATTTGAAACTACAGATGAAGAGGATGAAGATTTCAATAAGTTTAGTGAAATGCGTAAAAGAGTAGAAGAGCAACTTGGTATTGGTAAAACCTTTAATGAAGATGAAGTTAAATATGATGTGCTTTTAGAAAAAACAAAAAATATTATTGAAGAAAAGCCAGAAGAAATTGCTATGCTCTTTAAAATGTTAATTAAAGATGAAATTAACCCTGATATGAAATCTTAG
- the hisC gene encoding histidinol-phosphate transaminase: MIFNAFLENIAPYNAGRPVDEVVRDFGVLPEDIIRLASNENPYGCSQKVIESIKKYAKNISLYPDDSMGKLKELLAKTYGLSAQNFIIGAGSDQIIEFCLRIKCNASSRVLMAKTTFAMYEIYAKQTGAKIIKTSGKLHDLKEFEESYKEHGADVIFLCLPNNPLGECLDFVEVYEFLTSIDHKTLVVLDGAYQEYAAFKDKNKSIDCKKLVLDFSNVIVLKTFSKAYGLGGLRIGYGIAQDDLIAKLHKIRPPFNVGSLSLEAAYWALKDEEFIQKSVEDNFTFMRDYEDFAHSHQMDFIPSYANFITLFCDNKTLNSTEICEKLLQKGVLVRDLVSYGLNALRITIGTKEQNLKVFSLLQANLS; the protein is encoded by the coding sequence ATGATTTTTAATGCATTTTTAGAAAATATTGCCCCTTATAATGCAGGGCGTCCTGTAGATGAGGTAGTGAGAGATTTTGGGGTTTTGCCAGAAGATATTATTCGGCTTGCAAGCAATGAAAATCCTTATGGTTGTTCGCAAAAAGTCATAGAATCGATAAAAAAATATGCAAAAAATATTAGTTTATATCCTGATGATTCTATGGGAAAATTAAAAGAATTATTGGCAAAAACTTATGGTTTGAGTGCGCAAAATTTTATTATTGGTGCAGGAAGTGATCAGATTATTGAGTTTTGTTTACGTATTAAATGTAATGCTTCTAGTAGGGTTTTGATGGCAAAAACAACTTTTGCAATGTATGAAATTTATGCCAAGCAAACAGGTGCAAAGATTATAAAAACCTCTGGAAAATTACATGATCTTAAAGAGTTTGAGGAAAGTTATAAGGAGCATGGGGCAGATGTTATTTTCTTATGCTTGCCTAATAACCCACTTGGAGAATGTTTGGATTTTGTTGAGGTTTATGAATTTTTAACCTCCATAGATCATAAAACTTTGGTAGTTTTAGATGGGGCATATCAAGAATATGCTGCTTTTAAAGACAAAAATAAAAGTATTGATTGTAAAAAATTAGTTTTGGATTTTAGTAATGTGATTGTGCTAAAAACTTTTTCTAAGGCTTATGGGCTTGGAGGTTTGCGTATTGGTTATGGTATTGCTCAAGATGATTTGATTGCTAAGCTTCATAAGATTCGTCCCCCCTTTAATGTGGGTTCTTTAAGTTTGGAGGCGGCATATTGGGCATTAAAAGACGAGGAATTTATTCAAAAAAGTGTAGAAGATAACTTTACTTTTATGCGAGATTATGAAGATTTTGCTCATTCTCATCAAATGGATTTTATACCATCTTATGCAAATTTTATCACCTTGTTTTGTGATAACAAGACATTAAATAGCACAGAAATTTGTGAGAAATTACTCCAGAAAGGTGTGTTGGTTAGAGATTTAGTATCTTATGGTTTAAATGCATTGCGAATTACAATTGGAACAAAAGAACAAAATCTTAAAGTTTTTAGTTTATTACAAGCAAATTTATCGTAA
- a CDS encoding histidinol-phosphatase, with product MRVDLHNHTYLCKHASGTIESYVVQAIEKGIDIFGFSCHNPMDYDEKYRMGFEEFDEYTKEVLRLKQKYQDKIEILLALEMDFLPHRMELLDKRLLDTPLDYLIGSVHFLDDWGFDNPEFIGEYKKRNMRECWMEYLECIKKMAESKLFQIVGHFDLLKVFNHTPPKEVFFKIQEVLQVLAQNQVALEINASGLRKPIGEQYPSREILQEAYNLGVYITFGSDAHQQEHVGFGYETCRQLAQSVGYHQAVFFRNKKRFVYDF from the coding sequence ATGAGAGTAGATCTGCATAATCACACCTATCTTTGTAAGCATGCTTCAGGAACAATAGAGTCTTATGTTGTACAAGCAATAGAAAAGGGGATTGATATTTTTGGTTTTTCTTGTCATAATCCTATGGATTATGATGAAAAATATCGTATGGGGTTTGAGGAGTTTGATGAATATACAAAAGAAGTGTTAAGGCTTAAGCAAAAATATCAAGATAAAATTGAGATTTTATTGGCCTTGGAAATGGACTTTTTACCTCATCGTATGGAGTTATTAGATAAAAGACTTTTGGATACACCTTTGGATTATTTGATCGGATCGGTGCATTTTTTAGATGATTGGGGGTTTGATAATCCAGAGTTTATTGGTGAATATAAAAAACGCAATATGAGAGAGTGTTGGATGGAGTATCTTGAATGTATTAAAAAAATGGCAGAGAGTAAGCTTTTTCAAATTGTTGGACATTTTGATTTGTTAAAAGTGTTTAATCATACACCTCCTAAAGAAGTTTTTTTTAAGATACAAGAAGTATTGCAAGTATTAGCACAAAATCAAGTGGCACTTGAAATTAATGCTTCAGGCTTAAGAAAGCCAATTGGTGAGCAATATCCTAGTAGAGAGATTTTGCAAGAAGCTTATAATCTTGGTGTATATATTACTTTTGGATCTGATGCGCATCAACAAGAGCATGTAGGATTTGGATATGAGACTTGTAGACAACTAGCACAAAGTGTTGGGTATCATCAAGCTGTTTTTTTTAGAAATAAAAAAAGATTTGTCTATGATTTTTAG